The Dendropsophus ebraccatus isolate aDenEbr1 chromosome 10, aDenEbr1.pat, whole genome shotgun sequence genome has a segment encoding these proteins:
- the LOC138766466 gene encoding balbiani ring protein 2-like yields the protein MQVEQSYSKPMNSISHRGCQHRTLSIPLNPEHSRHSRHSRPTEHSRPRTLKTHRTLKTQNTQDPQNTQDPQNTQDTQDPQSTQDTQDPQNTQDTQDPQNTQDTQDPQNTQDPEHSRPTEHSRPTEHSRPAEHSRPAEHSRHTEHSRPTEHSRPRTLKTRRTLKTRRTLKTLKTHRALKTLKTHRTLKTLKTHRALKHLRPTEHSRPAEHSRHSRPTEHSRHSRPTEHSRHSRPTEQSRPTEHSRHIS from the exons atgcaggtggagcaaagttacagtaagcctatgaactccatctcgcaccGCGGGTGTCAGCatagaaccctcagcattccgctcaacccag AGCACTCAAGACACTCAAGACACTCAAGACCCACAGAACACTCAAGACCCAGAACACTCAAGACCCACAGAACACTCAAGACCCAGAACACTCAAGACCCGCAGAACACTCAAGACCCGCAGAACACTCAAGACACTCAAGACCCACAGAGCACTCAAGACACTCAAGACCCACAGAACACTCAAGACACTCAAGACCCACAGAACACTCAAGACACTCAAGACCCACAGAACACTCAAGACCCAGAACACTCAAGACCCACAGAACACTCAAGACCCACAGAACACTCAAGACCCGCAGAACACTCAAGACCCGCAGAACACTCAAGACACACGGAACACTCAAGACCCACAGAACACTCAAGACCCAGAACACTCAAGACCCGCAGAACACTCAAGACCCGCAGAACACTCAAGACACTCAAGACCCACAGAGCACTCAAGACACTCAAGACCCACAGAACACTCAAGACACTTAAGACCCACAGAGCACTCAAACACTTAAGACCCACAGAACACTCAAGACCCGCAGAACACTCAAGACACTCAAGACCCACAGAGCACTCAAGACACTCAAGACCCACAGAACACTCAAGACACTCAAGACCCACAGAACAGTCAAGACCCACAGAACACTCAAGACACATCTCATGA